One stretch of Muribaculum intestinale DNA includes these proteins:
- the zupT gene encoding zinc transporter ZupT, with amino-acid sequence MMTFDNIFIALLLTLIAGMATAIGALMAFFTKKGNNHHLSGALGLSAGVMVYVSFMELVPDAVESMEGIVADPKLAMLYVLLSFFGGMALIALIDWLVPEDENPHEVHHSPGTPLDGSRLKRTGMMLALTIGIHNFPEGVATFVSGLEGADIALPIVVAVAIHNIPEGIAVSVPILQATGNRRKAFWYSALSGLAEPVGALFALLFLMPIWTPAVNSVCLAAVAGIMVYIAFDELLPNSEAYGHHHWAIGGVIAGMAIMAFGLLLF; translated from the coding sequence ATGATGACTTTCGACAATATATTTATTGCGCTGCTGCTTACGCTTATTGCAGGCATGGCTACGGCTATAGGCGCTCTTATGGCATTCTTTACAAAGAAAGGCAACAACCATCATCTGTCCGGTGCTCTGGGATTGTCGGCGGGTGTTATGGTCTATGTGTCGTTTATGGAACTTGTGCCCGATGCGGTCGAGAGCATGGAGGGTATAGTGGCCGACCCCAAGCTGGCTATGCTGTATGTGCTGTTGAGTTTCTTCGGAGGCATGGCTCTTATAGCTCTTATCGACTGGCTTGTGCCGGAGGATGAGAATCCTCATGAGGTACACCACTCCCCGGGTACCCCACTCGATGGAAGCCGACTGAAGCGTACGGGCATGATGCTCGCTCTGACTATCGGGATACACAATTTTCCCGAAGGTGTGGCTACATTCGTGTCCGGACTCGAGGGTGCCGACATTGCTCTGCCTATCGTAGTCGCTGTGGCTATCCACAATATCCCCGAGGGTATAGCTGTGAGTGTGCCGATACTTCAGGCCACAGGCAACCGTCGCAAGGCCTTCTGGTATAGCGCGTTGTCGGGACTCGCCGAGCCGGTCGGCGCACTGTTCGCATTGCTTTTCCTTATGCCTATATGGACTCCTGCAGTCAATTCGGTATGCCTTGCGGCTGTGGCCGGCATCATGGTGTATATAGCTTTTGACGAGCTGCTTCCCAACTCCGAGGCCTACGGCCACCACCACTGGGCCATAGGCGGAGTTATAGCCGGCATGGCGATAATGGCTTTCGGGCTGCTACTGTTCTGA
- a CDS encoding Spy/CpxP family protein refolding chaperone, with translation MYISRLISILLLLVATASTTSISAQDKADSRMNRQEWFKQMRVYKHDFLIKDLGLSQEQQEKFFPLYDAMSESIMKAQRDSRQLEHKINHSKTQVNDLEYEKATEAVIETRAKEVQIAKEYYAKFKGILTPAQIYRLTQSERRFTREVMKQHSRMKQKHSND, from the coding sequence ATGTATATTTCACGACTCATATCCATCCTGCTACTGCTTGTAGCAACGGCATCTACGACAAGCATATCAGCTCAGGACAAAGCCGACAGCCGCATGAACCGTCAGGAATGGTTCAAGCAGATGCGCGTATACAAACATGACTTTCTGATAAAAGACCTCGGGCTGTCGCAGGAACAGCAGGAAAAGTTTTTCCCGCTCTACGACGCCATGAGCGAGAGCATCATGAAGGCTCAGCGCGACTCGCGGCAGCTCGAACATAAAATAAACCACAGCAAGACACAGGTCAACGACCTCGAATACGAAAAAGCCACAGAAGCCGTAATCGAGACCCGTGCCAAAGAGGTGCAGATTGCCAAAGAGTATTATGCGAAATTCAAAGGAATACTCACCCCAGCACAGATATACCGGCTTACACAGTCAGAGCGCCGCTTTACTCGCGAAGTGATGAAGCAGCATTCGCGGATGAAACAGAAACACAGCAATGACTGA
- a CDS encoding RNA polymerase sigma factor: MADDTRMDDPTLIARLRDPAQCRAAFGEVIALYQQPLYWQIRRMVENHEDANDLLQNTFLKAWDNIENFRGDAKLSTWLHKIAINESITFLARERKRLHISLDDEESHLVNLIEADTNIDGDELALRLRKAIASLPEKQRLVFNMRYFDEMKYEQMSEILGTSVGALKASYHHAAKKIEQYFADGD; this comes from the coding sequence ATGGCTGACGATACCCGAATGGACGACCCTACCCTTATAGCCCGATTGCGCGACCCGGCACAATGCCGTGCCGCATTCGGCGAGGTGATTGCCCTCTACCAGCAGCCCCTGTACTGGCAGATACGACGCATGGTCGAAAACCATGAGGACGCCAACGACCTGCTCCAAAATACTTTCCTGAAAGCCTGGGACAATATCGAGAACTTCCGAGGCGATGCCAAGCTCTCGACTTGGCTTCATAAAATAGCAATCAACGAGAGCATTACGTTTCTTGCCAGGGAGCGTAAACGCCTGCACATATCGCTTGACGACGAGGAGTCGCATCTGGTCAACCTCATCGAGGCCGACACAAATATCGACGGCGACGAGCTGGCTCTGCGTCTGCGCAAAGCCATAGCATCTCTGCCCGAGAAGCAACGCCTCGTATTCAACATGCGCTACTTCGACGAGATGAAATACGAGCAGATGTCGGAAATTCTCGGCACATCGGTAGGCGCCCTTAAAGCATCATACCACCACGCCGCAAAAAAAATCGAGCAATATTTTGCCGATGGCGATTAA
- a CDS encoding TonB-dependent receptor, whose product MKSWKSMSRGFGAAALICVAARSATVMGAGVPSAHPVASAEPLASSAEWADSTVTLGEVGVTAIKSTTGLNRLPLVATVVGEREVERLNITTIKDMSEVAPNFYIPDYGSRMTSSVYIRGIGARIDQPVVGLNVDNVPYLNKDNFDFDLSDVERIELLRGPQSTLYGRNTMGGLINIYTLSPLKVQGLRTVLEYGSRNSLRAGVSYYGRINSGLGMAVSGNYSHTDGFYRNQYNGQKCDGENQGSLRWKTVWHLSPELRVENTASFQILRQGGYPYASYAIGETTGKIFEQDGVAPYLTGSVNYNDTCFYRRTAIADGLTVEWRPGRVTLSSITSVQYLADNMTLDQDFLPLDFFTLTQRRHEWAVTQDFVAKGTVGSHYSWLAGLFGFHRHTSMWAPVTFKADGIRGLITSNIPLQSEWHGDSFVLHSDFSNPVDGGAIYHQGSWQQGRWTFTLGLRLDVEHTALTYNSRCATGVTVNVPMGPLGTRPVSRDVSIDDHGHLSKTYVEFLPKIAATYSFGSRGESNVYASISRGYKSGGYNTQMFSDILKDRLYGEIIPAQMQEMLGMTAESYTVEEVASYRPEQSWNYEAGAHLSLLGGNLTAEGALFFIQCRDQQLTVFPEGSDTGRRMTNAGRTRSYGGELSLRWRTPVDGLSLSGSYGYTNACFRSYRSGNEDFRGKQIPYAPRNTLFVGADYRIGTGGKVLNNVIFDVNCRGIGRIMWDDQNAVEQPFYALLGASVTFEGPRYSLSLWGENLTCTQYDTFYFVSIGNSFVQRGKPCSLGATLRMKF is encoded by the coding sequence ATGAAGAGTTGGAAATCCATGTCGCGGGGCTTCGGGGCTGCCGCGCTGATTTGTGTGGCGGCACGCTCCGCCACAGTTATGGGCGCCGGAGTGCCCTCGGCCCATCCTGTAGCCTCGGCAGAACCGTTGGCCTCGTCGGCCGAGTGGGCCGACAGCACTGTGACTCTCGGCGAGGTCGGGGTGACAGCAATCAAGTCGACTACCGGGCTCAACCGTCTGCCGCTGGTGGCCACGGTAGTGGGCGAACGTGAGGTGGAACGTCTCAATATCACTACTATCAAGGATATGAGCGAGGTGGCCCCAAACTTCTATATCCCCGACTATGGGTCGAGGATGACCTCATCGGTATATATACGAGGCATCGGGGCGCGCATCGACCAGCCTGTGGTAGGGCTCAATGTCGACAATGTGCCGTATCTCAACAAGGACAATTTTGATTTCGACCTAAGCGATGTGGAGCGTATCGAGCTGCTGCGAGGCCCTCAGTCGACGCTCTACGGACGCAATACCATGGGTGGCCTGATTAATATCTACACGCTGTCGCCACTGAAGGTGCAGGGGCTTCGGACTGTGCTGGAGTATGGGAGCCGCAACAGCCTGCGTGCAGGGGTGTCGTACTACGGGCGCATCAATTCCGGTCTTGGCATGGCAGTGAGCGGCAACTACAGCCATACCGACGGATTTTACCGCAATCAGTACAACGGTCAGAAATGCGACGGTGAGAACCAGGGCTCGCTGAGGTGGAAGACCGTGTGGCACCTGTCGCCCGAACTGAGGGTAGAGAATACGGCTTCGTTTCAGATATTGAGGCAGGGAGGATACCCCTATGCTTCCTATGCCATAGGCGAGACTACCGGTAAGATATTTGAGCAGGACGGGGTGGCTCCGTACCTGACGGGTAGCGTGAACTACAATGACACCTGTTTCTACCGGCGCACGGCGATTGCCGACGGCCTTACCGTGGAATGGCGTCCGGGTAGGGTGACGCTGTCGAGCATCACTTCTGTGCAGTATCTCGCCGACAATATGACCCTCGACCAGGACTTTCTGCCGCTCGACTTTTTCACGCTGACACAGCGCCGGCATGAGTGGGCCGTAACCCAGGATTTTGTAGCCAAGGGCACCGTCGGGAGCCACTACAGCTGGCTGGCCGGTCTGTTCGGATTTCACCGACACACCTCGATGTGGGCTCCGGTGACATTCAAGGCCGACGGCATCCGAGGGCTAATCACATCGAATATACCGCTACAGTCGGAGTGGCATGGCGACAGCTTTGTGCTCCACAGCGACTTCTCCAATCCGGTCGACGGTGGCGCCATATATCACCAGGGGTCGTGGCAGCAGGGGCGATGGACTTTCACGCTCGGGTTGCGTCTTGATGTGGAGCATACGGCACTCACCTACAACAGCCGCTGTGCCACCGGCGTGACTGTCAATGTGCCGATGGGGCCGCTGGGGACACGTCCGGTGAGCCGCGATGTATCTATCGATGACCACGGCCATCTGTCGAAGACCTACGTAGAGTTTCTTCCGAAGATTGCCGCCACATATTCGTTTGGTTCCCGCGGCGAGAGCAATGTATATGCCTCAATATCGCGCGGATATAAATCGGGCGGATACAATACGCAGATGTTCAGCGACATACTCAAGGACCGTCTCTACGGAGAGATTATCCCTGCGCAGATGCAGGAGATGCTCGGCATGACGGCCGAGAGCTACACGGTGGAGGAGGTGGCTTCGTATCGCCCTGAGCAGAGCTGGAACTATGAGGCGGGAGCCCATCTGTCGCTTCTCGGCGGAAACCTTACGGCCGAGGGGGCGCTCTTCTTCATACAGTGTCGCGACCAGCAGCTTACCGTCTTTCCGGAAGGGAGCGATACCGGCCGACGGATGACCAACGCCGGACGTACCCGCAGCTACGGCGGCGAGCTGTCGCTGCGCTGGCGCACACCTGTCGATGGGCTTAGCCTCAGCGGCTCGTACGGATATACCAATGCCTGCTTCCGCAGCTATCGCTCCGGCAACGAGGATTTCCGGGGGAAGCAGATACCGTATGCTCCTCGCAACACACTCTTTGTCGGCGCCGATTATCGTATCGGAACAGGCGGCAAGGTGTTAAATAATGTTATATTTGATGTAAACTGCCGAGGAATCGGGCGTATAATGTGGGATGACCAGAATGCTGTAGAACAGCCGTTTTATGCACTGTTGGGAGCGTCTGTCACATTTGAGGGACCGCGGTACTCGCTCTCGTTATGGGGGGAGAATCTTACTTGTACACAATATGACACGTTTTATTTCGTTTCTATAGGAAACTCCTTTGTACAGCGAGGAAAACCGTGCAGCCTCGGGGCTACATTGCGAATGAAATTCTGA
- a CDS encoding alpha-2-macroglobulin family protein, whose product MLRRISILLTVMASVFAALAAKPSDPYAKPDFAFPAKVSANAKEMFDKALATDNGPLALRALMNLSVSLTDIDADSASVVLGNCRKAEKLLSSPSDKALVDLLTAKIYYSLYRHDRWTYDRREQPAEPSTDYKLWNGTQWRDTITALIDSAVARPDALAATPAARYSKVISVDSRIAGMYPTVLDFVAMQATDLLPNLGETDMLPMRLLCPWGDFLTMRITVPKPMAQRILDIYSTWIGHARHTPGALIAADLSRLEFVNRHLFSRGEDMESVRSRMFDALYSLWSSHKASPYAAEILIKAYDMVSGQEAPITTINRYIAACKEQTAAHPGYFRSNWLTRNVERLKQPVVTVRYPSTVTPGDSLQLNLSVRNARDFTVNVYEAPYKWGEWSWGYEVTKKNIAQLRLAKSIRVTVDSVAPFRSSIVRKVVIDRPGTYIVAAVFPGQTIETGNYTYVHCSGLRLGSLSFKDEAWPFVVNPSTGRPVEGVTLQGYENRRTFTLVDTRTTDADGMARMNPKARIVFARKGDDRFAESVGMNNYYREPSRAYSVQPFTSLALYHPGDTVEWAAVAQSWLHQSCAPLAGKELRAVMYDANMQPVDTAVVTTDPFGRVSGRFAIPMDGLTGDFAIRFTLTDKELNKNLRWSNIYFKVADYKLPTYFVEVTDVERDIPVRGDVTIKGRAVTYSGFPVADASVAVNLSAGGRAWWNTPVSFASLADTTDAVGRFSIICTDALLAGSPVDKGIFTADITVTSASGENRTAATAFSLGKQLILRATLPDNNVDAAKPMKLNLELTTVNGVKHNATISYKFLRKDSTVAAGGKFESASPVIDLSVIKSGVYTLKVATADTTLADDVTINDVVIYRPTDSASPDPDALLWIPSSTATVPVGAGIDQLYATTAPETWIVYVLSSGERIIDKGWLNVGPGMHRFTRNLPADCPTATLSMACALGYRYENLQVDYTRDNVVKALDIAVESFRDRIAPGETERWTFRVTGDKNSASGQAALMLDIYNNALDAITPQRFAFYPQRSPYPIASLNINNGLGWYDNSRTVPIKQFTCPSMPSLDYITWGRPLVGYGSVRMLRKAMYGARTVNSVSCTDEVLEEVMPTMALSAAKGTSEDHVEREANFSASDTGGAVMLHSEEMAADKDGADIENAGAPRNDNEEFAYRDAETPLALFAPMLTTGADGSLQVEFTAPDANATWALKAIAYNTDMIAGSTTREIIASRPIMVQPNLPRFLRNGDKAEVRATVMNNADSTATVVVHVEIFDPASGTVLHSGDYTTDVAPRGSSTISTTVDAPADAIMLGYRVKASTGRYADGEQTILPVLAASQPVVESTPFYIPADTLSYAVKLPKMGKDARVTLQFCENPAWYVATALPGIRSSESRDALSASAAIFSAAVAEGILREQPAIAEVLREWSRSDRSDSTLTSMLERNSDLKIVLLNATPWVMDARSQTERMERLALLFDPQEIRATYASSIALLKKLQCDDGGLAWTPLFRQSSLWATENALLVFGRLKQLGWLPADKNLDAIIAKSLAYMDKSVAEYARKHRDSTDETYVYIRSMYPDTERPGECVALTSRTVASLLKSWRDMNAGAKAIAALIFKAQGQTDAARLAVASLREFAVTSPERGMWWPSLDSQSWWSMGRIGSTAIILDAFAAVDPLSPDIDRIRQWLIIQKEATDWGTSVVTSQTIASILRTGTTWTRPASPVTITIGKNTVTPDNIESMLGEIRTDISALKPSGKTLSIGKSQPGPSWGAVISRYTGDMADVKAASCSDLSIEKAIYKRVATPDGEKWVNADSLRTGDVVQVNLIITAARDIDYVAIVDNRAACLEPIDQMPAPIWAEGLCFYRENRDAATNIFISHMPKGTYRLSYLLNVNNAGTFASGFATIQSQYAPAITAHSSGTLLRINP is encoded by the coding sequence ATGCTACGCCGTATATCAATACTCCTGACCGTAATGGCCTCCGTTTTCGCTGCTTTGGCCGCGAAGCCATCCGATCCGTATGCAAAACCCGACTTCGCATTTCCCGCCAAAGTATCGGCCAATGCCAAGGAAATGTTCGACAAGGCTCTTGCCACCGACAACGGGCCTCTGGCTCTACGAGCACTTATGAACCTGTCGGTATCCCTTACCGACATCGACGCCGACAGCGCATCGGTAGTGCTCGGCAACTGCCGCAAAGCGGAGAAATTGCTGTCGTCACCATCCGACAAAGCTCTTGTCGACCTACTCACAGCAAAAATATACTATTCATTATACCGGCATGACCGTTGGACCTACGATCGGCGCGAACAGCCGGCCGAGCCGTCGACCGACTACAAGCTCTGGAATGGCACCCAGTGGCGCGACACCATAACGGCCCTCATCGACAGCGCCGTCGCCCGACCTGACGCTCTTGCAGCCACTCCTGCGGCCCGATACTCCAAAGTGATATCTGTCGACAGCCGTATAGCCGGAATGTACCCTACAGTGCTCGACTTCGTGGCAATGCAGGCTACAGATTTGCTACCCAACCTGGGAGAGACCGACATGCTCCCCATGCGTCTGCTATGCCCCTGGGGAGATTTCTTGACGATGCGCATAACCGTGCCAAAACCTATGGCACAGCGCATTCTCGACATATACTCAACATGGATCGGACATGCCCGCCACACACCCGGTGCTCTGATTGCAGCCGACCTCAGCCGACTGGAGTTTGTCAACAGACATTTATTCTCCCGTGGAGAAGATATGGAGAGTGTGCGCTCACGTATGTTCGACGCACTCTACTCGCTATGGAGTTCCCACAAGGCATCACCCTACGCCGCCGAGATACTAATCAAAGCCTATGACATGGTCAGCGGCCAGGAAGCTCCGATTACCACAATCAACCGATATATCGCCGCATGCAAAGAGCAGACCGCCGCTCATCCCGGATATTTCCGCAGCAACTGGCTCACTCGCAATGTCGAGCGCCTCAAGCAACCGGTTGTCACCGTACGGTACCCGTCCACCGTGACTCCTGGCGACTCGCTGCAGCTCAATCTAAGCGTAAGAAACGCACGTGATTTTACGGTCAATGTATATGAAGCGCCATACAAATGGGGCGAATGGAGCTGGGGCTACGAGGTGACAAAGAAAAACATCGCTCAACTGCGCCTGGCAAAGAGTATCCGTGTCACCGTCGACTCGGTAGCGCCCTTCCGCTCGTCAATAGTGCGCAAGGTGGTTATTGACCGTCCAGGCACCTATATAGTAGCCGCAGTGTTCCCCGGCCAGACCATCGAGACTGGCAACTATACCTATGTACACTGCTCCGGTCTGCGACTCGGCTCGCTTTCGTTCAAAGATGAGGCGTGGCCTTTTGTAGTAAATCCCTCCACAGGGCGCCCGGTTGAGGGCGTCACCCTGCAAGGATATGAGAACCGCCGTACCTTCACCCTTGTTGACACACGTACTACCGACGCCGACGGCATGGCCCGAATGAATCCGAAGGCCCGAATTGTCTTTGCACGCAAAGGCGACGACAGGTTTGCCGAGTCAGTCGGTATGAACAACTATTACCGTGAGCCATCGCGCGCCTACTCCGTACAGCCTTTTACCTCGCTCGCACTCTATCATCCGGGCGACACCGTAGAGTGGGCGGCTGTGGCTCAATCGTGGCTGCACCAGTCGTGCGCCCCGCTTGCCGGAAAGGAACTGCGCGCGGTAATGTATGACGCCAACATGCAGCCGGTCGACACCGCTGTAGTGACCACCGATCCGTTCGGACGTGTATCCGGCCGCTTTGCAATCCCCATGGACGGGCTTACCGGCGACTTCGCCATACGCTTTACCCTTACCGACAAGGAGCTGAACAAGAATCTGCGATGGAGCAACATCTATTTCAAAGTTGCCGATTATAAGTTGCCGACATATTTCGTGGAAGTGACCGATGTCGAACGTGATATCCCTGTCCGAGGCGATGTGACGATAAAAGGACGTGCTGTCACATACTCCGGATTCCCGGTGGCAGATGCATCGGTTGCAGTCAACCTCTCTGCAGGAGGCCGTGCGTGGTGGAACACCCCCGTATCGTTTGCCTCACTCGCCGACACTACTGATGCCGTAGGGCGCTTCTCAATCATATGTACCGACGCGCTGCTGGCCGGCTCGCCTGTCGACAAAGGTATATTCACAGCCGATATCACCGTGACCTCCGCATCCGGCGAAAACCGCACTGCCGCCACAGCATTCTCTCTTGGCAAGCAGCTTATACTCCGCGCTACTCTCCCCGACAACAATGTGGATGCAGCCAAGCCCATGAAGCTCAACCTCGAGCTTACCACAGTCAACGGGGTGAAGCACAACGCGACCATCTCTTATAAGTTCCTGCGCAAGGATTCGACAGTGGCCGCCGGCGGCAAATTCGAGTCGGCAAGCCCGGTAATCGACCTATCTGTAATAAAAAGTGGAGTATACACTCTGAAAGTGGCAACCGCCGACACCACACTGGCCGATGACGTGACAATCAATGATGTCGTGATATATCGTCCTACCGACAGTGCATCACCTGACCCCGACGCTCTGCTGTGGATACCCTCGTCGACTGCTACGGTACCCGTCGGAGCCGGTATCGACCAGCTGTATGCAACCACCGCTCCCGAGACATGGATTGTATACGTGCTGTCATCGGGTGAACGCATCATCGACAAAGGATGGCTCAACGTCGGCCCGGGAATGCACCGCTTCACCCGCAATCTACCCGCCGACTGCCCGACAGCAACACTCAGCATGGCCTGTGCGCTCGGCTACCGATACGAAAATCTACAGGTCGACTATACACGCGATAATGTAGTTAAAGCGCTCGATATAGCTGTCGAGAGTTTCCGCGACCGTATAGCACCGGGCGAAACCGAACGATGGACATTCCGCGTCACCGGAGACAAGAACTCTGCATCTGGACAAGCTGCCCTCATGCTCGATATCTACAACAATGCGCTTGATGCCATCACTCCTCAGCGCTTTGCATTCTATCCTCAGCGCTCACCCTATCCGATAGCCTCGCTCAACATCAACAATGGCCTCGGATGGTATGACAACTCGCGCACAGTACCTATAAAACAGTTCACCTGCCCGTCGATGCCGTCGCTTGACTACATCACATGGGGACGTCCACTCGTAGGTTACGGCTCAGTGAGGATGCTCAGAAAAGCGATGTATGGCGCACGGACCGTCAACTCGGTATCCTGTACCGACGAAGTCCTTGAAGAGGTAATGCCTACAATGGCACTGTCAGCAGCCAAGGGTACATCTGAAGACCATGTAGAGCGTGAGGCAAATTTCAGCGCCTCTGACACCGGAGGTGCAGTAATGCTACACTCCGAAGAGATGGCAGCAGACAAGGATGGTGCCGATATAGAAAATGCAGGCGCCCCACGTAATGACAACGAAGAGTTTGCTTACCGAGACGCAGAGACTCCGCTCGCCTTGTTCGCTCCCATGCTCACCACCGGTGCCGACGGTTCACTGCAAGTGGAATTTACCGCACCCGACGCCAATGCCACCTGGGCGCTCAAGGCCATCGCATACAATACCGACATGATTGCCGGAAGCACCACGCGCGAGATAATTGCCTCGCGCCCGATAATGGTACAGCCCAATCTGCCAAGGTTCCTGCGCAACGGCGACAAAGCCGAAGTGCGCGCTACTGTGATGAACAATGCCGACAGCACGGCCACCGTGGTTGTGCATGTCGAGATATTTGATCCGGCATCCGGCACAGTGCTCCACTCCGGCGATTACACCACCGATGTAGCTCCAAGAGGCTCGTCTACCATATCCACTACTGTCGATGCACCTGCCGACGCCATTATGCTCGGATACCGTGTGAAGGCATCCACAGGACGCTATGCCGACGGTGAGCAGACAATACTGCCTGTGCTTGCAGCCTCGCAGCCGGTAGTCGAGTCGACACCGTTCTATATTCCGGCCGATACACTCAGCTATGCCGTAAAACTCCCGAAGATGGGCAAGGACGCACGCGTGACCCTACAGTTCTGCGAGAATCCCGCCTGGTATGTGGCCACGGCTCTGCCCGGCATCCGCTCATCTGAGTCGCGCGACGCTCTGTCGGCCTCCGCCGCCATATTCTCTGCGGCCGTGGCCGAAGGTATACTGCGCGAACAGCCGGCAATCGCCGAGGTGCTGCGCGAATGGAGTCGTTCCGACCGCTCTGACTCTACGCTTACATCAATGCTTGAGCGCAATTCAGATCTTAAGATTGTGCTGCTCAACGCCACCCCGTGGGTAATGGACGCACGCTCACAGACCGAGCGCATGGAGCGCCTTGCCCTGCTATTCGACCCGCAGGAAATACGCGCCACTTATGCTTCGTCGATTGCTCTGCTAAAAAAACTACAATGTGACGACGGAGGTCTGGCATGGACTCCCCTTTTCAGGCAGTCATCTCTATGGGCTACTGAAAACGCACTGCTCGTATTCGGTCGCCTCAAACAGCTCGGATGGCTTCCGGCCGATAAAAATCTCGATGCGATAATTGCAAAAAGCCTCGCTTATATGGACAAGAGTGTTGCCGAATACGCACGCAAGCATCGCGATTCCACCGACGAAACATATGTATACATACGCTCGATGTACCCCGACACAGAGCGTCCGGGAGAATGCGTGGCACTTACATCACGTACTGTGGCGTCGCTTCTGAAATCGTGGCGTGACATGAATGCCGGTGCCAAGGCAATCGCCGCCCTGATATTCAAAGCACAGGGACAGACAGATGCCGCACGTCTGGCCGTGGCGTCGCTACGCGAGTTTGCTGTCACATCTCCTGAAAGAGGCATGTGGTGGCCGTCGCTCGACTCGCAGTCATGGTGGTCGATGGGACGCATAGGCTCTACAGCAATTATCCTTGACGCTTTTGCCGCAGTCGACCCCTTATCGCCCGACATAGACCGCATACGCCAGTGGCTGATTATACAGAAAGAAGCTACCGACTGGGGTACTTCGGTAGTAACGTCACAGACGATTGCATCGATACTGCGCACCGGCACCACATGGACACGCCCGGCATCGCCCGTAACCATCACTATAGGCAAAAATACCGTGACACCCGACAATATCGAGAGTATGCTCGGTGAGATACGCACCGACATATCCGCCCTGAAGCCATCCGGAAAAACTCTCTCTATCGGCAAGTCTCAGCCCGGCCCATCGTGGGGAGCCGTCATAAGCCGGTATACAGGCGATATGGCCGACGTCAAAGCTGCATCGTGCTCCGACCTCTCGATTGAGAAAGCGATATACAAACGCGTGGCTACACCCGACGGAGAGAAATGGGTCAACGCCGACTCGTTACGCACCGGCGATGTAGTACAGGTCAATCTGATTATTACCGCTGCACGCGACATCGACTATGTGGCTATAGTCGACAATCGTGCCGCCTGTCTTGAGCCTATTGACCAAATGCCAGCTCCGATATGGGCCGAAGGGCTCTGCTTCTACCGCGAGAACCGCGACGCCGCTACCAACATATTCATAAGCCACATGCCCAAAGGTACCTACCGCTTAAGCTACCTGCTCAATGTCAACAACGCCGGCACTTTCGCCTCAGGCTTCGCTACAATACAGAGCCAGTACGCTCCAGCCATTACCGCCCACTCCTCCGGAACTCTCCTCCGCATCAATCCCTAA
- a CDS encoding outer membrane beta-barrel protein produces MKKIIIALMMIVGIVSGAQAQTELTVSYGAYTQMDAMDCHDGGPSVNNAWGALNAGLNFHVAPGFWLGPSYTFSSTSRKHYDENKFYYHAIMLNLRYNYYRNSIVTLYAKGALGSVIMHETWPDDSKNKAYCAFQINPLCAQVGLSRSVAMFGELGFGAQGLIQLGFKIGL; encoded by the coding sequence ATGAAAAAGATTATTATTGCTCTAATGATGATTGTCGGTATTGTATCCGGTGCACAAGCCCAGACCGAACTTACCGTAAGTTATGGTGCATATACCCAGATGGATGCAATGGACTGTCATGACGGAGGACCGTCGGTCAATAATGCATGGGGTGCTCTCAATGCCGGACTTAACTTCCATGTGGCTCCCGGATTCTGGCTCGGTCCGAGCTATACATTCTCAAGCACATCGCGCAAGCATTATGATGAGAATAAGTTCTACTATCATGCCATTATGCTCAATCTGCGGTATAATTATTACCGCAACTCGATTGTGACATTGTATGCAAAGGGTGCCCTCGGTTCGGTAATCATGCATGAGACATGGCCCGATGACAGCAAGAATAAAGCATACTGCGCATTCCAGATCAATCCTCTCTGCGCTCAGGTAGGGCTGAGCCGTTCGGTGGCAATGTTCGGCGAGCTCGGCTTCGGCGCCCAGGGCCTTATACAGTTAGGCTTCAAGATTGGCCTCTGA